CCGGCGTTTACCGTTTCCACCGCATGCTCGTCGTCGAATCACGCGATCGGCCAGGCGTTCTGGATGGTGCGCAGTGGATTGATCGACTACGCGATCGCAGGCGGAAGCGAGGCACCGTTCAGCTACGTGAATCTGAAATCATGGGAAGCTTTGCGGGTTGTGGCACCCGACACATGCCGGCCCTTTTCGATGCAGCGCCAGGGTATGATTCTCGGGGAGGGAGGGGCCATGCTCGTTCTAGAGACCGAGGAGTCGGCAGCGAAGCGCGGCGCGACAATCATCGCGGAAATTGCGGGATTCGGGATGTCCGCGGATGCGCATCATCTGACGCATCCTTCGTTCGATGGAGCGGCGGCCGCGATGCGAGCAGCGCTCTCCGATGGCGGCCTCGAAGCGTCAGCCATCGGCTACGTGAGCGCGCACGGCACAGGAACAACGGCCAACGATCCGATGGAGACGCGGGCGATCCGGCAGGTCTTCGGCGATCACGCCGACACGCTTCAGGTGAGCGCAACCAAGTCGATGCACGGCCATGCGCTCGGCGCATCAAGCGCGCTGGAAGCCGCAGCCACGTCGCTGGCCCTGCACCGCGGTGTACTGCCGCCCACCGCCAACTTCGTGGATCCTGATCCGGAATGCGACCTCGACGTGATCCCGAATGAAGCGCGGGAGACCCAGGTCGACGCCGCCATTTCGAACTCGTTCGCCTTTGGCGGACTCAACGCCGCCCTCGTACTCAGGCGCTGGACGTGAGCGGCTCGCTCGTCACGCTCCGTGCCAGCGCAGCAGGCTGGACCCCCATCCCCAGGTAGCTCCCTCAATAGATGAGAGGAGGATCAGGCTCCCCTTTTCGAGTTTGCCCTCTTCGAAGAGCTCGTTCAGCGCCACATACACGGCTGCCGACGGGATATTGCCGGCCTCAGAGAAATTCGTAAACACCTTCTCACGTACCTGCTCAAGCAGGTCCGATTGCTCGGCGGACTTCGCGAGTTCTTCCG
This DNA window, taken from Rhodothermales bacterium, encodes the following:
- a CDS encoding beta-ketoacyl-[acyl-carrier-protein] synthase family protein, yielding MSHRRVVVTGIGAVSALGHDVEAFWESLTNGRSGIGPIELVDRSTMRFQNGAEVRGFVPEDHFERRQLNQLDRFCQFAVLATREAVTASGIEWSDELRARTGVVTGSSVGGQSTTDEAFYQLYAEQRTRAQPLVIPRVMPNASASQITMEFGFTGPAFTVSTACSSSNHAIGQAFWMVRSGLIDYAIAGGSEAPFSYVNLKSWEALRVVAPDTCRPFSMQRQGMILGEGGAMLVLETEESAAKRGATIIAEIAGFGMSADAHHLTHPSFDGAAAAMRAALSDGGLEASAIGYVSAHGTGTTANDPMETRAIRQVFGDHADTLQVSATKSMHGHALGASSALEAAATSLALHRGVLPPTANFVDPDPECDLDVIPNEARETQVDAAISNSFAFGGLNAALVLRRWT